The proteins below come from a single Asanoa ferruginea genomic window:
- a CDS encoding lamin tail domain-containing protein has protein sequence MRSFRAPAILAAATLTATTALVGVSTSAFAAPTDLLISEYVEGSSNNKAVELYNGTGAPVDLSAYQLQVYFNGATTASFTASLTGTVADGDVFVFAHSASGAEILAQADATTGSGLWNGDDAIVLRKSGAVVDSLGQVGVDPGTEWGTGLTSTADNTLRRKATVTAGDLDPTDAFDPATEWDGFAVDTFGGLGSHSTGGGPVDAPAVVTCGSALVTAAGTAATRDVTAADPDDTIADLDITSVTPAPTAGSISRTAFTAASGPGATATATITASADLPGGSYAVVVTSRDEGGTTASCTLTVQVNHVLTVGEVQGQTTDAEQGKLDRSPLAPASGNSAQLYDIRGVVTQRALSRTAAGALQYGFFFQSRAGADDGDPLTSDGVFVYTSTFPTLIGGYQPVVGDEIVLRGRVTEYFNLTEIASASLVSKLASGLNVDTDVAVTDAVPPVDLATADRFWERHEGMRMRVRAGAQAVSGRDVFASTADSEVWVIDKNDPLLARTDPYAQRVFRDSHPLDNNPAKFDDENGNRILFGTMGVKDRSGDSTTLLPPVHTFDKLTSDAVGGLYFSFDKFGIQPEQVTFAGGTDPSKNNPPKAANRNTEYAVATYNVENLYDFRDDPFDGCDFLGNTGCPGVSPPFDYVPLTQAEYDAQLASLADQITNDLHGPDLILVQEAEDQDICSVSGGALVCGTTDNADGAPDTIQELALTIKAKGGPAYAAAFDRDGADDRGITAAFLYRTDRVSLAPVTPADAVLGTNSGVSYRGAPLPYNTDVQNPKSLNADLPADVDTSTGVDGSDVFTRAPQVAKFLVSATPGSSERQVVWAISNHYSSGPDGRIGQRREQAGYGAEIVKAIEAADPNARVVYGGDLNVFPRPDDPVQSNPGDQLAPLYNAGLHNLWEDLVRDVPASAYSYSFEGQAQTLDHLFVNAPLYGDLVQMRAAHINADWSANYDGDGSRGSSDHDPQVARFSSRAELKVSDAAVTEGNSGTTKLSFTVSVSRPLSEPVLLCGTTLGLTARAGSDYDPVIGCRTLPAGATSTTVDVTVKGDRQREPNETLTLIVAGIPGLVLTDPIGVGTIRNDD, from the coding sequence GTGCGCTCATTCCGCGCGCCCGCGATACTCGCGGCCGCGACCCTGACCGCGACCACCGCCCTGGTCGGCGTCTCGACCAGCGCGTTCGCCGCGCCGACCGACCTGCTCATCTCCGAATACGTCGAGGGCTCGTCCAACAACAAGGCCGTCGAGCTCTACAACGGCACCGGCGCGCCCGTCGACCTTTCCGCCTACCAGCTCCAGGTCTATTTCAACGGCGCGACCACCGCGAGCTTCACCGCTTCGCTCACTGGCACGGTCGCCGACGGCGACGTGTTCGTCTTCGCCCACTCCGCGTCGGGCGCCGAGATCCTGGCCCAGGCCGACGCCACCACCGGATCCGGCCTCTGGAACGGCGACGACGCGATCGTGCTGCGCAAGAGCGGCGCGGTGGTCGACTCGCTCGGCCAGGTGGGCGTCGACCCCGGCACCGAGTGGGGCACCGGGCTGACCAGCACGGCCGACAACACGCTGCGCCGCAAGGCGACCGTGACGGCCGGCGACCTCGACCCGACCGACGCGTTCGACCCGGCGACCGAATGGGACGGCTTCGCCGTCGACACCTTCGGCGGCCTCGGCAGCCACTCGACCGGCGGCGGCCCCGTCGACGCGCCCGCGGTCGTCACCTGCGGCAGCGCGCTGGTCACCGCGGCCGGCACGGCGGCGACCCGCGACGTCACGGCGGCAGACCCCGACGACACGATCGCTGACCTCGACATCACCTCGGTGACCCCGGCGCCGACCGCCGGCAGCATCAGCCGCACCGCGTTCACAGCCGCCAGCGGCCCGGGCGCCACCGCCACCGCCACGATCACCGCCAGCGCCGACCTGCCGGGTGGCAGCTACGCCGTCGTCGTGACCTCGCGCGACGAGGGCGGCACGACCGCGTCCTGCACGCTGACCGTCCAGGTCAACCACGTGCTGACGGTCGGCGAGGTGCAGGGCCAGACCACCGACGCCGAGCAGGGCAAGCTCGACCGTTCGCCGCTCGCTCCGGCCAGCGGCAACAGCGCCCAGCTCTACGACATCCGCGGCGTGGTCACCCAGCGGGCGCTCTCCCGCACCGCGGCCGGCGCGCTGCAATACGGCTTCTTCTTCCAGAGCCGGGCCGGCGCCGACGACGGCGACCCGCTCACCTCTGACGGCGTGTTCGTCTACACCAGCACGTTCCCCACGCTGATCGGCGGCTACCAGCCGGTGGTCGGCGACGAGATCGTGCTCCGCGGCCGGGTCACCGAATACTTCAACCTGACCGAGATCGCCAGCGCCTCGCTGGTGTCCAAGCTGGCCAGCGGCCTCAACGTCGACACCGACGTAGCGGTCACCGACGCGGTGCCCCCGGTCGACCTCGCCACCGCCGACCGGTTCTGGGAGCGGCACGAGGGCATGCGGATGCGGGTCCGGGCCGGCGCACAGGCGGTCAGCGGCCGCGACGTGTTCGCCAGCACCGCCGACTCCGAGGTGTGGGTGATCGACAAGAACGACCCGCTGCTGGCCCGCACCGACCCGTACGCCCAAAGGGTCTTCCGCGACTCGCACCCGCTCGACAACAACCCGGCCAAGTTCGACGACGAGAACGGCAACCGGATCCTCTTCGGCACGATGGGCGTCAAGGACCGCTCCGGCGACAGCACCACGCTCCTCCCGCCGGTGCACACCTTCGACAAGCTCACCAGCGACGCGGTCGGCGGCCTCTACTTCTCGTTCGACAAGTTCGGCATCCAGCCCGAGCAGGTCACCTTCGCGGGCGGCACCGACCCGTCGAAGAACAACCCACCAAAAGCCGCTAACCGCAACACGGAGTACGCGGTAGCCACGTACAACGTCGAGAATTTGTACGATTTCCGCGACGACCCCTTCGACGGCTGCGACTTCCTGGGCAACACCGGTTGCCCCGGCGTCTCCCCGCCGTTCGACTACGTCCCGCTCACCCAGGCCGAATACGACGCCCAACTCGCGTCGCTCGCCGACCAGATCACCAACGACCTGCACGGCCCCGACCTGATCCTCGTGCAGGAAGCCGAAGACCAGGACATCTGTTCCGTCTCGGGCGGCGCACTGGTCTGCGGCACCACCGACAACGCCGACGGCGCGCCCGACACGATCCAGGAACTGGCGCTGACCATCAAGGCCAAGGGCGGTCCGGCGTACGCCGCCGCCTTCGACCGTGACGGCGCCGACGACCGCGGCATCACCGCGGCGTTCCTCTACCGCACCGACCGGGTCTCCCTGGCCCCCGTGACGCCGGCCGACGCGGTGCTGGGCACCAACTCGGGCGTCTCCTACCGAGGTGCCCCGCTCCCCTACAACACCGACGTGCAGAACCCGAAGTCGCTCAACGCCGACCTGCCCGCCGACGTAGACACGTCGACCGGGGTGGACGGTTCCGACGTCTTCACCCGCGCACCCCAGGTGGCCAAGTTCCTGGTGTCGGCAACCCCCGGCAGCAGCGAGCGCCAGGTCGTGTGGGCAATCAGCAACCACTACTCGTCGGGCCCCGACGGCCGCATCGGCCAACGCCGCGAGCAGGCCGGCTACGGCGCCGAAATCGTCAAGGCGATCGAGGCGGCAGACCCCAACGCCCGCGTGGTCTACGGCGGAGACCTCAACGTCTTCCCGCGCCCCGACGACCCGGTGCAGTCCAACCCGGGCGACCAACTCGCCCCGCTCTACAACGCCGGCCTGCACAACCTGTGGGAAGACCTGGTGCGCGACGTGCCGGCCAGCGCATATTCGTACTCCTTCGAAGGCCAGGCCCAGACCCTGGACCACCTGTTCGTCAACGCCCCGCTCTACGGCGACCTGGTGCAGATGCGGGCGGCACACATCAACGCCGACTGGTCAGCAAACTACGACGGCGACGGCTCACGCGGTTCGAGCGACCACGACCCACAGGTGGCCCGCTTCTCCTCAAGGGCCGAGCTGAAGGTCTCCGACGCCGCGGTGACGGAGGGCAACTCCGGCACGACAAAGCTCAGCTTCACGGTGTCGGTCTCCCGCCCGTTGTCCGAGCCGGTCCTGCTGTGCGGCACCACGCTGGGCCTGACGGCTCGGGCAGGCTCTGACTACGACCCGGTAATCGGCTGCCGCACCCTGCCAGCCGGCGCCACGTCAACAACGGTCGACGTAACGGTGAAGGGCGACCGCCAGCGCGAGCCCAACGAAACCCTCACCCTGATCGTCGCCGGCATCCCCGGCCTGGTCCTGACCGACCCGATCGGCGTAGGCACCATCCGCAACGACGACTAA
- a CDS encoding GNAT family N-acetyltransferase, whose product MVREWDPKTASADELRSMLDSLNAVLMADLPDDPLWQESYLREYLAETMPGERRISWLAEEPSGNGGPPRVVGHANVLLLGDIGVVELLIHPKARRAGLAREMLAQAARKTYHEGFSVIGAEVVGGTPAVTFFESVGFVREYTETRSVLRLNSVDWLSLGEMARGIGAGYHLEFCPGGPPDDLLDAYAKAKAELREVDDGDLDLRPSSYDPQRLRASLDCLHRRGMKPYIVLAIHEKTGDVAGLTEVVVPAQHPTRADQYDTIVVQDHRGYGIDRAIKARMLFELRSAEPKLAEVQTWNAQANESMLKVNAELGFQPDREWYEYGADLADILRRLEHGV is encoded by the coding sequence ATGGTGCGCGAGTGGGATCCCAAAACCGCCTCCGCCGATGAGCTCAGGTCGATGTTGGACAGCCTGAATGCGGTGCTCATGGCGGACCTGCCGGATGACCCACTGTGGCAAGAGAGTTATCTTCGTGAATACCTCGCGGAGACGATGCCGGGTGAGCGACGCATTTCCTGGCTGGCCGAGGAACCCAGCGGCAACGGCGGGCCACCTCGGGTGGTCGGGCACGCCAACGTGCTGCTCCTGGGCGACATCGGCGTGGTCGAGCTGCTGATCCACCCCAAGGCCCGGCGCGCCGGGCTGGCCCGGGAAATGCTCGCCCAGGCGGCCCGGAAGACCTATCACGAAGGCTTTTCCGTTATCGGCGCCGAGGTTGTCGGCGGCACCCCGGCTGTCACGTTCTTCGAATCAGTGGGTTTCGTCCGCGAATACACCGAGACCCGCAGTGTGCTCCGGCTCAACTCGGTCGATTGGCTCTCGCTCGGCGAGATGGCCCGCGGCATCGGGGCCGGCTACCACCTCGAGTTCTGCCCGGGTGGCCCGCCCGACGACCTGCTCGACGCCTACGCCAAGGCCAAGGCCGAGCTGCGTGAGGTCGACGACGGCGACCTCGACCTACGACCGAGCTCCTACGACCCGCAACGACTACGCGCGAGCCTCGACTGCCTGCACCGCCGGGGCATGAAGCCCTACATCGTGCTCGCCATCCACGAGAAGACCGGCGACGTGGCGGGGCTGACCGAGGTCGTCGTCCCGGCCCAACACCCCACCCGCGCCGACCAATACGACACGATCGTCGTCCAGGACCACCGCGGCTACGGCATCGACCGGGCCATCAAGGCGCGGATGCTGTTCGAGCTGCGCTCGGCCGAGCCCAAGCTCGCCGAGGTGCAGACCTGGAACGCACAGGCCAACGAGTCGATGCTCAAGGTCAACGCCGAGCTGGGCTTCCAACCCGACCGCGAGTGGTACGAATACGGCGCCGACCTGGCCGACATCCTGCGCCGCCTCGAGCACGGCGTTTAG
- a CDS encoding lytic murein transglycosylase codes for MGAGEESPTAAAKLRASVPDQRAPGDKKAMPAPVEPEPVKVEPEKSEAAKSTAVKVDIDLGSEWDPARRPPPGIERPADRGVAAGAALKARSAALGRWSRSPSGRLVLPGALLFALIGVTAVAGAVVLPANAPPAAHPSPAGSPAGDPSAGATPGAGLPTGFAPTDPVNPGFPTATATTNPANPPVQGGGGQPADVLTTWAQQVATKTGISVTAVRAYGYAELVAGQNKPTCHISWTTLAAIGKVESAHGTANGATLASDGQTFPHIIGLPLDGQGNRQRITDTDDGQLDGDPTYDRAVGPMQFIPSTWATSGADADNDGIKDPHDIDDAALAAANYLCGNGRDLSKAQDWWGAILSYNDVQRYAQDVFNAANDYGTKSRT; via the coding sequence GTGGGTGCCGGGGAGGAGTCGCCGACGGCTGCCGCGAAGCTTCGGGCGTCCGTGCCCGACCAGCGCGCGCCGGGCGACAAGAAGGCGATGCCAGCGCCTGTTGAGCCAGAACCCGTCAAAGTCGAGCCCGAAAAGTCTGAAGCGGCGAAATCGACAGCCGTCAAGGTCGACATTGACCTCGGCTCCGAGTGGGATCCCGCGCGGCGCCCGCCGCCCGGAATCGAGCGCCCCGCCGACCGGGGCGTCGCCGCCGGGGCCGCGCTCAAGGCCCGCTCCGCGGCGCTCGGCCGGTGGTCCCGCTCCCCGAGCGGGCGGCTGGTCCTCCCGGGCGCGCTGCTGTTCGCGCTGATCGGCGTGACCGCCGTGGCCGGCGCTGTGGTGCTGCCGGCCAACGCGCCACCCGCGGCACACCCGAGCCCGGCGGGCAGCCCCGCCGGCGACCCGTCCGCCGGCGCCACTCCCGGTGCCGGCCTGCCGACCGGGTTCGCGCCGACCGATCCGGTCAACCCGGGGTTCCCGACGGCGACCGCGACGACCAACCCGGCCAACCCGCCCGTGCAGGGCGGCGGCGGCCAGCCGGCCGACGTGCTCACCACCTGGGCCCAGCAGGTCGCCACCAAGACCGGCATCAGCGTCACCGCGGTCCGCGCCTACGGCTACGCCGAACTCGTCGCCGGCCAGAACAAGCCGACCTGCCACATCTCCTGGACCACGCTCGCCGCGATCGGCAAGGTCGAGTCAGCACACGGCACCGCCAACGGCGCGACGCTGGCCTCCGACGGCCAGACCTTCCCGCACATCATCGGCCTCCCGCTCGACGGTCAGGGCAACCGCCAGCGGATCACCGACACCGACGACGGCCAACTCGACGGTGACCCGACCTACGACCGAGCCGTCGGCCCGATGCAGTTCATCCCCAGCACCTGGGCCACTTCCGGTGCGGATGCGGACAACGACGGCATCAAGGATCCCCACGACATCGACGACGCAGCCCTCGCAGCAGCTAACTATCTGTGCGGAAACGGGCGAGACCTCAGCAAGGCCCAAGACTGGTGGGGCGCCATCCTCAGCTACAACGACGTGCAGCGATACGCCCAAGACGTGTTCAACGCAGCCAACGACTACGGCACCAAGAGTCGCACGTAG
- a CDS encoding FmdB family zinc ribbon protein, giving the protein MPRYEFRCRACGSTFEVNRPMAEASAPAQCPDGHADTVKLLSAVSVGGLGGSAPAPAAGGGGGCCGGACGC; this is encoded by the coding sequence ATGCCCCGTTATGAGTTCCGTTGCCGCGCCTGCGGCAGCACCTTTGAAGTAAACCGCCCGATGGCCGAGGCGAGCGCGCCCGCGCAATGCCCCGACGGCCACGCCGACACCGTCAAGCTGCTCTCCGCGGTCTCCGTCGGCGGCCTCGGTGGCTCCGCGCCCGCGCCGGCCGCGGGTGGCGGCGGCGGTTGCTGCGGCGGTGCCTGCGGCTGCTGA